The sequence ATGCCTGGACATTAATCCCATAGAttcaaatttttattctttatataTCAattcattagcaaaaaaaagttcagaaaaagaataacacAGTATGGATGACGCACTGCCTCTATTGCATAATTAACTCGATAAGATTGTCCTTTCTTTATCAGATTTTGCTTGATCTCATTGTAAACATCTAGAAGTGCAGAATAAAGCACTTTCATGTATTCGGGAAGTTGCTCCATGCCGCTTATGTCCCACCTAAAAAATTGAACATTCCATTCAAACTATGAAGTTCACTTTAAATCAACAGAGTataattttgtgtgtgtgtatatatatatatatatatatattctaaataaataaatctaaagGGAAAATAAGACTAAACTTATATTGAACACTTTCACTTGAGTTAAAGCATATATGTTTGGCCTGGATACTAGTCCTTAGATAAAAAACAAGAGAACATATATGGATATAGACAGCTAAACATACACAAGTATATGTCTCAAACCTGTCAATTGCATCTGTGAAGAGCTTAAGTTCTTCAAGTGTGCCATATACATCGTAGGTATCATCAATGATTGAAGTCATGGTTATAACTTTGGTTAAGATCATTCTAGCAAGAGAGTAATGTGTCTCAAAATAGACCCCCACTATCCAAAAATAACATTCCACGAGTCGGTCTCTAGCATAAGGGAGTTTAGTTGCGAAGTCTAAATCTTTCCACCATCTGCAATAGTATATATATGAACATGAGTAGTGTATATAAATAGTAACCCTATTATTTGTTACCGTTTCACCTAAAATCTTGAACTGTAAGGGAAAGactgtgaaaaaagaaaaaaggttacAATGACAAAAACTAAACCCACCTTGAGAGTTGGCTTAGCTCTTGCCGATGAATTAACTGCAGTGAATTGAAATCCAACTTAGCAAGCTTCAGCAGCGTCTCATTCTTTGTCTTAAATTCTTGATAAACAGTGATGTAATGCCTAGCTTCTAATCTTGGCATGCCCTTGTGGAGGGGTTGTTTCAATGCATGAATCACTTGTGTTGCAAGAGGAGGCTTTAAATCAGTAACTATAGATTTAAGTTGAGTGGTTGTGAAGGTCAAGGCTTCATCTAAAATGTCTTCTTCATGTACCTTGAGAAAAGTAGCTTCATACAAGCATAGCATGCCAGGCACATCTTTAATCAATTCCTCGTTGAAGCTGCCTTTGCTATCCTTGAACCTATTGAAAACATCTGCAATATCACCTCCCAACGGTGGAGGACACATGATAGTGAGATGGATGACCATAGAAATACCAACAAGGTAAAACAAGGATGAGAAATTAAGGACTTACTGCTGGAGACATTATACCCTTGTTGTCTCAGTAATCGAAACCATAAAGCAATGGTGTAAAGATGGCTGCAGCCGTCTAAACCATCAACAGGGAGGGCATCATGCATCTTCTCTAACAActcctccatctcttcttcaaAGTGGTATGCCACACCAAGCCGTTGTAACGAATCAATCAAGTTCAGTTTCTTTGATGGATCATTGGCATCAGCCATTAGGATCCTCCTTACTTCTTTCAGCTCTTCAACATGCTCAGGACAAGCTTCATATACCTGCaataaatggattttttttttacactaaGTACAAAGAAACACAATTTTGAATTATAATACATAGACCCCATTCTtttggtccccccccccccccctctcatcctctctctcactctctctttctcagttGCAACTTACCATAGCAGGTGGAGCATATTTGAGGAATTGATCACCCCATATGCTAGGATGGTAATTCGCCGACCGACGAACGATATCTGTCTTTGAATTCTGAACCAAATATTGGTGGGCAACAGGAGcacaagaaagaagggaagacaTCTTCCAAAAGGCAGCTAGCTATGATACCTGTATTTGCTTGAACCAGAGCAATTGTGGGATACAAAGTACTTGTGTCATCTAATATTTATAAGATGGGGGAGGGCTCCCTCTGTGCCCACCTGCAGTTTCAGGCATTGGAAAGGGCTATTATTGAAACCAGTTTTAAGGGGGGAAAGGTACTACGGTAATAattctttttcttggtaaaaagTTACAGTAGCCTGGGTGGGGAAGAGGGTGCCCCTTGGAATTTCTGTGCAaatctttttttcccttatataaGACTCAGAATATATGACCTGGGTAATTAAAGGCTAGCATGCATAAGAAAAACGTGGGTTACACTCTTATTCAGTACTTACCCAACAAAAGCTGCTACACCTAGGGATATTTTACATCTATCTTTTTCACTTTGATGATTGttttttgtatttctgttttttggtaaGGATTGTTTTTTGTATGTCAAGGGCTACTAATGTTGTCATGGATACCCTTTCGAAAAGGGTTTAATCGGTTTTAAATAAGACTGTTTAGCTCTATTCCGATCCATATTTATTTATGTCTACTGGTAGAAATAATCAAAATGCAATCTGTGATATCATTTTCACACCAAAATGACTATTCagaccaaaatcaaactgaatcaACCGATTGACACACCTACTCACAATGTTTTTCTGGACCAATGATGTATCATCCTATGGGCTTAGCCATAAATTGATACTAGTTGGTTAACATGACAACGGTTAAAACATGCATTGTTCTTTCTGCCAGCTAGTCACGCCATCTCTTTTTCACACATGGATATTACAATATTAATATACCACGTGGATTAAGGCAAGAGGATGGGTGGGCCCACCAATAATTTCTAATCCTCTGAATGTATGGTCGGATATGCTTGTATTTCATTATTTTACTAACAAGTTTggattccaacaaaaaaaaaaaggatccttGCAAAATTGGCTCCGACAAAAACTACTTGTTATCATCTCATGAGGATATTGTTTTTTCACCTCATCCAAAACTGTGGCTATCATTTCATGAGGATTTTTCTAAAGGAAAACGTTTTGTTTTGTTCATTaggatttctattttaaaaagaTAGCACCACCAAAAATCAACTTGAGACATCAtaggaatttttaaaatttcattaagCACAGGCAAGGGGAGGAAAGAGTTAAGAAGACTGCTATTCCTACGATCCACAATAATCAAGCTATTTACgttgcaaaaggaaaaaaggtggAATAATAAGAATCGCAAATTATTCAGGctctatttggtttgatttctatttgtatttatttaacttatttctatttttataagtgtttggtataatttatagtacttatttctatttataataaattagaataaatcacaaatcacaaattactctcaataTATTTGTTATATTGATTTTTACTACCATACATGAGCAcgtgtgctaaactactcaaaatcaatggtaactaggtaacttcagtatgttttatatgtttccaataaaaaaaaaaaaacctcatatcctatcatctctctcgctcgaagctcaaagctgaaggtgaaaactaaaacctatttttctattatataatctattttataaataataatcaaacaaatattatttgtggtccataatttattatcacaaataatttctaaaaaataattaataaatacaaatataaataataaaaaagagagccTAAGAGGAGAAGGAtaattaagggcccgtttgataacgtttctgccgtttctgtttcaagaaacggcagaaacataaatttccgtttctagaaataaaaacagaattgaaggtgtttgataagtcatgtttttagaagtcgatggtaaccagtgaaagaattaccacaagtcatttccagaaatggcgaaagaagttcaacttgtttcgcctgggtcgtttcttgaaccataaataagtaaaaaattttatttctatttatttctagaaacgaaaatttatgtttctgtcgttttttgaaacagaaacgacaaaaacattatcaaacggaccctaagtaTCATGGCTCATTTCATAAGTCATATAGAAAAATGCAAAGTTGGCACCGACAAAAATTACTTGTTATCAACACATGAGGAtgttatgttttttttcttttttaaggatGTCCTTATTGTCACATCAAAGGAAACTGTGGCTATCATTTCATGAATATTTTTGTGGACTAAAGTAGGAGGACAGATGGGCCCACCTAATAAGTTCTGATCCCTAAATGTATGGTCGGTGATGCTTTATCGAGTTTGGACAGtacaaatcaaaacaaaatgggTGTCAAGAACTACTTGTTATCATTTCAAGAAGATATCGTTttgccacctcaaccaaaactGTGGCTATCATTTCATAAGGAATTTTCTTGAGGAAAacgttttgttttgttttgttttttgtttttttgttttttatttgtttttgttttttttgtttgtttgtttgtttttttttttttgttttttttaatgaagatgaaagaaaactgTCACCTAGACACACTAAATGCAAAAAGACTGTGCTGGCCCATGCTAAAGATGTTTGGGCTCATTTTCTCATTGGCATGCGCCTATGTCAAGGGGTAGAATTCTCTCGcccattaaataaataaaaagatgaaaacaaaaaatatggaCATTCCTAAACTGAAACAAAATACTTGAGATCCACCTTCGACAAGGTTATATAAAAACATGAGTGATGGTTTGTTGAACAATTTACGCTCAGCATCCATTACTTTATAATTCAATAATGCCCatttcaagtaattttaaaaaacaaacCCAAGAACCGACC is a genomic window of Macadamia integrifolia cultivar HAES 741 chromosome 13, SCU_Mint_v3, whole genome shotgun sequence containing:
- the LOC122059484 gene encoding (-)-germacrene D synthase-like isoform X1: MSSLLSCAPVAHQYLVQNSKTDIVRRSANYHPSIWGDQFLKYAPPAMVYEACPEHVEELKEVRRILMADANDPSKKLNLIDSLQRLGVAYHFEEEMEELLEKMHDALPVDGLDGCSHLYTIALWFRLLRQQGYNVSSNVFNRFKDSKGSFNEELIKDVPGMLCLYEATFLKVHEEDILDEALTFTTTQLKSIVTDLKPPLATQVIHALKQPLHKGMPRLEARHYITVYQEFKTKNETLLKLAKLDFNSLQLIHRQELSQLSRWWKDLDFATKLPYARDRLVECYFWIVGVYFETHYSLARMILTKVITMTSIIDDTYDVYGTLEELKLFTDAIDRWDISGMEQLPEYMKVLYSALLDVYNEIKQNLIKKGQSYRVNYAIEAMKRQVRSYLIEALWFNEGCIPTFEEYMGIALTSCGYPMLIVTSFVCMGDIVTKETLDWAIDDPKLIRASALICRLMDDIASHKVEQARGDVCSSVECYMKQHRVTEQEACDELHRRVEKAWKDINEECIKPSRSPVPLMPFLMQIVNFTRMMDVIYKHDDGYSNAAQVLKEYITFLFIDPI
- the LOC122059484 gene encoding (-)-germacrene D synthase-like isoform X2, coding for MSSLLSCAPVAHQYLVQNSKTDIVRRSANYHPSIWGDQFLKYAPPAMVYEACPEHVEELKEVRRILMADANDPSKKLNLIDSLQRLGVAYHFEEEMEELLEKMHDALPVDGLDGCSHLYTIALWFRLLRQQGYNVSSNVFNRFKDSKGSFNEELIKDVPGMLCLYEATFLKVHEEDILDEALTFTTTQLKSIVTDLKPPLATQVIHALKQPLHKGMPRLEARHYITVYQEFKTKNETLLKLAKLDFNSLQLIHRQELSQLSRWWKDLDFATKLPYARDRLVECYFWIVGVYFETHYSLARMILTKVITMTSIIDDTYDVYGTLEELKLFTDAIDRWDISGMEQLPEYMKVLYSALLDVYNEIKQNLIKKGQSYRVNYAIEAVEQARGDVCSSVECYMKQHRVTEQEACDELHRRVEKAWKDINEECIKPSRSPVPLMPFLMQIVNFTRMMDVIYKHDDGYSNAAQVLKEYITFLFIDPI